From the genome of Rathayibacter sp. VKM Ac-2759, one region includes:
- a CDS encoding DUF4380 domain-containing protein, giving the protein MIVEPRGTAELPLLAVTTPDLALVFAPSCGGRLLSLVVGGRELLWQNPELVDAALTPIVPVSAWPAGKGGMATWANLGGSKTWPAPQGWSGPDEWAGPPDRVLDSGAWASQWTRDAPGVEVVLTSPDDPRSGLRVTRRFTIPRTGTSFTERVTFENVSATERRWAVWEVCQVATAPDGVVAVPHDQDPIELDLGSYEGAVSSSRDGRDLVLPLGTGVAKRGYPRASGSVQYREPSGASLRLATDPEPGGEWPDGGSRVEVWLQRPTAAPIDALAGLLPSAHLVELEVLGPLTGLPPGGRSDLAIAWSASGPDEEPS; this is encoded by the coding sequence GTGATCGTCGAGCCCCGCGGCACGGCCGAGCTGCCGCTGCTCGCCGTCACCACCCCCGATCTCGCGCTGGTGTTCGCGCCGAGCTGCGGCGGGCGCCTCCTCTCGCTCGTCGTCGGCGGGCGCGAGCTGCTCTGGCAGAACCCCGAGCTGGTCGATGCGGCGCTGACCCCGATCGTGCCCGTGTCGGCCTGGCCCGCCGGGAAGGGCGGCATGGCGACCTGGGCGAACCTCGGCGGCTCGAAGACGTGGCCCGCGCCCCAGGGCTGGTCCGGGCCGGACGAGTGGGCCGGGCCGCCCGACCGGGTGCTCGACTCGGGCGCCTGGGCCTCGCAGTGGACGCGGGATGCCCCGGGCGTCGAGGTGGTGCTGACGAGCCCGGACGACCCGCGGTCGGGCCTCCGGGTGACGCGGCGCTTCACGATCCCGCGCACCGGCACGTCGTTCACCGAGCGCGTGACGTTCGAGAACGTCTCCGCGACCGAGCGGAGGTGGGCGGTCTGGGAGGTGTGCCAGGTCGCGACCGCGCCCGACGGCGTCGTCGCCGTGCCGCACGATCAGGACCCGATCGAGCTCGACCTCGGCTCGTACGAGGGCGCGGTCTCGTCCTCCCGTGACGGCCGCGACCTGGTCCTCCCCCTCGGCACCGGCGTCGCCAAGCGCGGCTATCCGCGGGCCTCGGGATCCGTGCAGTACCGCGAGCCGTCCGGTGCCTCCCTCCGCCTCGCGACCGACCCCGAGCCCGGCGGTGAGTGGCCCGACGGCGGCTCGAGGGTGGAGGTGTGGCTCCAGCGCCCCACCGCCGCCCCGATCGACGCGCTCGCCGGCCTGCTCCCGTCGGCCCACCTCGTGGAGCTGGAGGTGCTCGGGCCGCTCACCGGGCTGCCGCCCGGCGGACGCAGCGACCTCGCGATCGCGTGGAGCGCCTCCGGCCCGGACGAGGAGCCGTCGTGA
- a CDS encoding antibiotic biosynthesis monooxygenase: MAETTTSAPVSLVVHRRLAEADYARYEAWQDEVGARLEGRDGFLGRESIRPDPPHQVDWIVIERFRDRDAARSWMQSPERAALLARIDGLFVGNDAVHLVTEEAKHPAEAASVLITTRVAPEDEGAFLAWQRRISAAESHFEGFAGHRVERPIPGLQEDWVVVLSFATEADLNRWIDSPERRALLADGAAFNQQLSLTRASYGFGFWAGRDKPVPDPVFKSNLLVLLMLYPIVFLWSYFIADPLFASHGVPFWLSLFIGNVVSTQLLGWIFVPWAFRLFSWWTERGSSRRVQVAGYAIIVGCYLLSMAVYAGLLALRAG; encoded by the coding sequence GTGGCGGAGACCACCACGTCGGCCCCCGTCTCGCTCGTCGTGCACCGGCGTCTCGCCGAGGCGGACTACGCCCGGTACGAGGCGTGGCAGGACGAGGTCGGCGCGCGGCTGGAGGGGCGGGACGGCTTCCTCGGCCGCGAGAGCATCCGACCGGATCCGCCCCACCAGGTCGACTGGATCGTGATCGAGCGCTTCCGCGACCGCGATGCCGCGCGCAGCTGGATGCAGAGCCCCGAGCGCGCCGCCCTCCTCGCCCGGATCGACGGGCTGTTCGTCGGCAACGACGCCGTCCACCTGGTCACCGAGGAGGCGAAGCACCCCGCCGAGGCGGCGTCGGTGCTGATCACGACTCGGGTGGCTCCCGAGGACGAGGGGGCGTTCCTCGCCTGGCAGCGCCGCATCTCGGCGGCGGAGTCGCACTTCGAGGGCTTCGCCGGGCACCGGGTCGAGCGTCCGATCCCCGGTCTGCAGGAGGACTGGGTCGTGGTGCTGAGCTTCGCGACGGAGGCGGACCTGAACCGCTGGATCGACTCGCCCGAGCGCCGGGCTCTGCTCGCCGACGGGGCGGCCTTCAACCAGCAGCTCTCGCTGACGCGCGCGAGCTACGGCTTCGGCTTCTGGGCCGGGCGGGACAAGCCGGTGCCGGATCCGGTGTTCAAGAGCAATCTGCTGGTGCTGCTGATGCTGTACCCGATCGTGTTCCTGTGGAGCTACTTCATCGCGGATCCGCTGTTCGCCTCCCACGGCGTCCCGTTCTGGCTCTCGCTCTTCATCGGCAACGTCGTCTCGACTCAGCTGCTCGGCTGGATCTTCGTGCCGTGGGCGTTCCGGCTCTTCAGCTGGTGGACCGAGCGGGGCAGCTCTCGGCGCGTGCAGGTCGCGGGCTACGCGATCATCGTCGGCTGCTACCTGCTGTCGATGGCCGTCTACGCCGGGCTCCTCGCGCTGCGGGCGGGCTGA
- a CDS encoding amidohydrolase family protein translates to MIEKHHRVGRSLYAITPRFAFGASEELLDACRRLKEEYPDVWINTHISENPAEIHGVLALHQDCHDYLAVYEKYDLVGPKFTGGHGVWLSNDEFRRFARSGAAVAFCPSSNLYLGSGLFRLGRATDPEHRVLLSLGTDMGGGNRFSLLNSLEDAYKVGMLNNTILDGSIVPSEMDLAESERNKLSPYRAFYSATKGGAEALYIDDLVGSFDIGKEADFVALDWTAGPPASAWHQSLAYDGGELTQDAVRELLFGIMMVGDERAVDQTWVMGELAYRKA, encoded by the coding sequence CTGATCGAGAAGCACCACCGGGTCGGCCGCAGCCTCTACGCGATCACTCCGCGGTTCGCGTTCGGCGCCTCCGAGGAGCTGCTGGACGCCTGTCGCCGGCTGAAGGAGGAGTACCCCGACGTCTGGATCAACACGCACATCTCCGAGAACCCCGCCGAGATCCACGGCGTGCTCGCGCTGCACCAGGACTGCCACGACTACCTCGCGGTGTACGAGAAGTACGACCTCGTCGGTCCGAAGTTCACCGGAGGCCACGGCGTGTGGCTCTCGAACGACGAGTTCCGGCGCTTCGCGCGGTCGGGAGCGGCCGTGGCGTTCTGCCCGTCGTCGAACCTCTACCTCGGCTCCGGTCTGTTCCGCCTGGGCCGCGCGACCGATCCGGAGCACCGCGTGCTGCTCAGCCTCGGCACCGACATGGGCGGCGGCAACCGCTTCAGCCTCCTGAACTCGCTCGAGGACGCCTACAAGGTGGGGATGCTCAACAACACGATCCTCGACGGCAGCATCGTGCCGAGCGAGATGGACCTCGCCGAGTCCGAGCGCAACAAGCTCTCGCCCTACCGAGCCTTCTACTCGGCGACGAAGGGCGGTGCGGAGGCGCTGTACATCGACGATCTCGTCGGCAGCTTCGACATCGGCAAGGAGGCCGACTTCGTGGCGCTGGACTGGACGGCCGGGCCCCCCGCCTCCGCCTGGCACCAGAGCCTCGCCTACGACGGCGGCGAGCTGACCCAGGACGCGGTCCGCGAGCTGCTGTTCGGCATCATGATGGTCGGCGACGAGCGCGCGGTGGATCAGACCTGGGTGATGGGCGAGCTCGCCTATCGGAAGGCCTGA
- a CDS encoding amidohydrolase family protein, which translates to MATKAIRGTFLDFIDDPWKHVGDEEAATRFHADGLLVLEDGLIVDFGPYAELAAKHPDVPVTEIADRIIVPGFIDGHIHLPQTRVLGAYGEQLLPWLQKWVFPEEHKYADRDYALEGTTHFFDNLLASGTTTAQAFTTGSLTCNEVFFEEAAKRNMRMIGGLTGIDRHVPSTSRTRPSSSTTTAGR; encoded by the coding sequence GTGGCCACGAAGGCGATCCGCGGCACGTTCCTCGACTTCATCGACGATCCATGGAAGCACGTGGGCGACGAGGAGGCGGCCACCCGGTTCCACGCCGACGGGCTGCTCGTGCTCGAGGACGGCCTGATCGTCGACTTCGGCCCGTACGCCGAGCTGGCGGCGAAGCACCCGGACGTGCCGGTGACCGAGATCGCCGACCGGATCATCGTGCCGGGCTTCATCGACGGTCACATCCATCTGCCGCAGACCCGCGTGCTCGGGGCCTACGGCGAGCAGCTGCTGCCGTGGCTGCAGAAGTGGGTGTTCCCGGAGGAGCACAAGTACGCCGACCGCGACTACGCGCTCGAGGGCACCACGCACTTCTTCGACAACCTGCTCGCCTCGGGCACCACGACGGCGCAGGCGTTCACCACCGGCAGCCTCACCTGCAACGAGGTGTTCTTCGAGGAGGCGGCGAAGCGCAACATGAGGATGATCGGCGGCCTCACCGGCATCGACCGCCACGTCCCGAGTACTTCGCGAACACGCCCGAGCAGTTCTACGACGACAGCAGGGCGCTGA
- a CDS encoding VOC family protein: protein MSLFITCPVESVERATAFYTALGWTLDAGMSSESASCFEIAPGQYVMLGSREMYASVGGTEELIGGPGTPSKVTVSFDLGSREAVDELTERAGAAGGRIGDTDEYPFMYQRQFDDPDGYHYSPFWMKPDAEPAA, encoded by the coding sequence ATGAGCCTCTTCATCACCTGCCCGGTCGAGAGCGTCGAACGCGCGACCGCCTTCTACACCGCCCTCGGCTGGACTCTCGATGCAGGGATGAGCAGCGAGAGCGCGTCGTGCTTCGAGATCGCACCCGGCCAGTACGTCATGCTCGGCAGCCGCGAGATGTATGCGAGCGTCGGCGGCACCGAGGAGCTGATCGGCGGCCCCGGCACTCCCTCGAAGGTCACGGTCTCCTTCGACCTCGGCAGCCGCGAGGCGGTCGACGAGCTGACCGAGCGCGCGGGCGCCGCCGGCGGGCGGATCGGCGACACCGACGAGTACCCCTTCATGTACCAGCGGCAGTTCGACGACCCGGACGGCTACCACTACTCGCCGTTCTGGATGAAGCCGGACGCCGAGCCCGCGGCCTGA
- a CDS encoding GNAT family N-acetyltransferase: protein MESVLLVRRPTSADITSMARVHAASWRETYRGVMRDAVLDDLDLVGRREHFWTAALTDPQYAQNRIAVAELDGALVGVAMAGPALDPDRGTTDQLYLLYTLAAVHGRGGGDALLEAVLDPGAATGLWVTDPNPRAQAFYRRHGFVGIESKVEDGVREVWMVRRPTV from the coding sequence ATGGAGTCAGTGCTGCTGGTGCGGAGGCCGACCTCGGCGGACATCACCTCGATGGCCCGCGTGCACGCGGCATCGTGGCGAGAGACGTACCGGGGCGTGATGCGCGACGCCGTGCTCGACGACCTCGACCTCGTCGGTCGGCGAGAGCACTTCTGGACGGCGGCGCTCACGGATCCGCAGTACGCGCAGAACCGGATCGCCGTCGCAGAGCTCGACGGCGCGCTGGTCGGAGTCGCGATGGCCGGACCCGCCCTCGACCCAGACCGAGGCACGACCGACCAGCTGTACCTCCTCTACACGCTCGCCGCCGTGCACGGTCGCGGCGGCGGTGACGCCCTCCTCGAGGCCGTTCTCGACCCCGGAGCCGCCACTGGGCTCTGGGTCACCGACCCGAATCCGCGGGCCCAGGCCTTCTACCGGAGGCACGGCTTCGTCGGCATCGAGTCGAAGGTCGAGGACGGCGTGCGCGAGGTGTGGATGGTGCGCCGTCCGACGGTGTGA
- a CDS encoding HAD family hydrolase, protein MTRPALIAFDLDGTLVDHEGAATNGLHRWLRSLDATPTAELTAEWFRIEKKHVTSWREGSISWDEQRRQRLREFLPLIGRAVGEPGDLDRCFREGYLPAYEDSWTAYPDARPVLEELIARGFTVAIISNGQDAQQSGKLRRTGLAGLVPDVLTADGLGVAKPDPAIFTRACARLDVAPDAVLYVGDEYDLDVVAARAAGLRAVHLDRPDSNRFHEASRVTDLHQLLGRSELV, encoded by the coding sequence ATGACCCGTCCCGCGCTGATCGCGTTCGATCTCGACGGCACCCTGGTCGACCACGAGGGAGCCGCGACGAACGGCCTGCATCGCTGGCTGCGTTCGCTCGACGCGACTCCGACAGCCGAGCTGACTGCCGAGTGGTTCCGCATCGAGAAGAAGCACGTGACGTCCTGGCGCGAAGGCTCGATCAGCTGGGACGAGCAGCGGCGACAGCGCCTGCGCGAGTTCCTGCCTCTCATCGGTCGTGCCGTGGGGGAGCCCGGGGACCTCGATCGCTGCTTCCGCGAGGGCTACCTCCCCGCCTACGAGGACAGCTGGACCGCGTACCCGGACGCGCGTCCCGTTCTGGAGGAGCTGATCGCCCGGGGCTTCACCGTCGCGATCATCTCGAACGGTCAGGACGCCCAGCAGAGCGGGAAGCTGCGTCGTACGGGGCTCGCCGGACTCGTGCCGGACGTCCTGACCGCCGACGGGCTGGGCGTCGCGAAGCCCGATCCGGCGATCTTCACCAGAGCCTGCGCTCGTCTCGACGTCGCGCCCGATGCCGTGCTCTACGTCGGCGACGAGTACGACCTCGACGTCGTTGCCGCGCGGGCGGCCGGCCTGCGCGCGGTGCACCTGGACCGGCCCGACTCGAACCGGTTCCACGAGGCCTCGCGAGTCACCGACCTGCACCAGCTGCTCGGCAGGAGCGAGCTGGTCTAG
- a CDS encoding HAD family hydrolase, with the protein MRFRGVLLDFYGTLVSEDDDVIRSICEDIAAESGRAPSDVAAQWGREFAAATAGATGREFRPQRDIAVSSLSAVLTGIDSDLDADELCTRQFAFWRAPALREGSLEFLRSCELPICIVSNIDRDDLEAAIENHRLPLSHLVTSEDVRAYKPDRAPFEAGLKRLDLDPSEVLHIGDSLSADIAGANALGIAAAWVTRGGRVAPATARIDYEVADLRDLLPVLAPAR; encoded by the coding sequence GTGCGGTTCCGCGGTGTGCTCCTCGACTTCTACGGCACCCTCGTCAGTGAGGACGACGACGTCATCCGCAGCATCTGCGAGGACATCGCGGCAGAGAGCGGTCGAGCGCCTTCGGACGTCGCGGCGCAGTGGGGCCGCGAGTTCGCGGCCGCGACCGCAGGGGCGACGGGGCGCGAGTTCCGGCCTCAACGCGACATCGCGGTGTCGTCCCTCTCCGCGGTGCTGACCGGCATCGACTCGGACCTCGACGCGGACGAACTCTGCACGCGTCAGTTCGCCTTCTGGCGTGCGCCGGCTCTGCGAGAGGGCTCGCTGGAGTTCCTCCGCTCGTGCGAACTGCCGATCTGCATCGTGTCGAACATCGACCGCGACGATCTCGAGGCGGCGATCGAGAATCACCGACTGCCGCTCTCGCACCTGGTGACGAGCGAGGACGTGCGAGCGTACAAGCCTGATCGGGCCCCCTTCGAGGCCGGCCTGAAGCGTCTCGACCTGGATCCCAGCGAGGTGCTCCACATCGGCGACTCCCTGTCCGCTGACATCGCGGGCGCGAACGCCCTCGGCATCGCCGCTGCCTGGGTCACCCGAGGCGGCCGAGTGGCGCCCGCCACGGCTCGGATCGACTACGAGGTGGCGGACCTCCGCGATCTCCTCCCCGTCCTTGCACCGGCGCGGTGA
- a CDS encoding aminoglycoside phosphotransferase family protein — translation MEEALVGGNTTAGVVRIGDTVRRPRGPRSSFVAQLLRELNGAGLAWAPRHLGVDEKGRDSFSFVDGTTTDHPSQRDEAAYRRVETLLRELHESTRRSPLASGGACVVHGDPGPYNVIVTGGLPVALIDWDSAHAGDPLEDVGYAGWTWCVQSVGAVPVADQARRLRELVDGYGVDFSPEVVLSAVEDAQNRIIERESEILADAGASAARRAHASAAIEWASGDRAELRRHRGTFRSALLRGR, via the coding sequence GTGGAAGAGGCGCTGGTGGGCGGCAACACGACGGCCGGAGTGGTGCGGATCGGCGACACGGTGCGGCGCCCGCGTGGGCCCCGCTCGTCGTTCGTCGCGCAACTGCTCCGAGAGCTGAACGGTGCCGGTCTGGCCTGGGCTCCGCGCCACTTGGGCGTGGACGAGAAGGGCCGCGACTCCTTCTCGTTCGTCGACGGGACCACGACCGACCACCCGAGTCAGCGGGACGAGGCCGCCTACCGGCGGGTGGAGACCCTGTTGCGCGAGCTGCACGAGTCCACCCGCCGCAGTCCGCTCGCCTCCGGAGGCGCCTGCGTGGTCCACGGTGACCCCGGCCCCTACAACGTCATCGTGACGGGCGGCCTGCCCGTGGCGCTCATCGACTGGGACAGCGCTCACGCCGGCGACCCGCTCGAGGACGTGGGGTACGCGGGCTGGACCTGGTGCGTCCAGTCGGTCGGCGCTGTTCCGGTGGCGGATCAGGCGCGGCGCCTCCGCGAGCTGGTCGACGGATACGGCGTCGACTTCTCTCCGGAGGTCGTGCTGAGCGCCGTCGAGGACGCGCAGAACCGCATCATCGAGAGGGAGTCGGAGATCCTCGCGGACGCCGGCGCCAGTGCTGCACGGAGAGCGCACGCTTCAGCGGCGATCGAGTGGGCCTCCGGCGACCGCGCCGAGCTCCGGCGCCACCGCGGGACGTTCCGCTCCGCGCTGCTTCGGGGACGGTAG
- a CDS encoding extracellular solute-binding protein, protein MRASLHRRITLPIAVLAAAGLALAGCSSSSDPNDPNAGGGSGGTAAAGDGVVNIYGTINGDEATLLEQSWADWEEESGIDIKYTGDKGFEQQIGIKVQGGDVPDLAIFPQPGLLADTVASGKVKELPEGALANVQENWSEDWQKYGQVDGTQYGAPLMASVKGYIWYSPAKFAEWGVSVPTTWDEMEALGKAIAEKSGGPSWCAGFASDAASGWPGTDWIEDAVLREAGPDVYDSWVAGDTPFTDPAIKTAFDSVGSILLDPTLVNAGYGDVSSINSTAFGDVAQNIANGSCALTHQASFFEGFLTSADATVAEDGDVWAFLTPPISADDDQAVTGGGEFVAAFSDDEDTAKVQEYLASADWANSRVSLGGVISANTGLDPANASSDLLRSSISILQSEDTTFRFDASDLMPKAVGSDSFFKGIVDWVDGSSTDQVLESIQAGYTS, encoded by the coding sequence ATGCGGGCATCCCTGCACCGTCGTATCACCCTGCCGATCGCCGTTCTCGCGGCGGCCGGTCTCGCTCTCGCGGGCTGCTCGAGCAGCAGCGACCCCAACGACCCCAACGCCGGCGGCGGCAGCGGCGGAACCGCGGCCGCGGGCGACGGCGTCGTCAACATCTACGGCACCATCAACGGCGACGAGGCGACCCTCCTCGAGCAGTCCTGGGCGGACTGGGAGGAGGAGTCGGGGATCGACATCAAGTACACGGGCGACAAGGGCTTCGAGCAGCAGATCGGCATCAAGGTGCAGGGCGGCGACGTGCCCGACCTCGCGATCTTCCCGCAGCCCGGTCTGCTCGCCGACACGGTCGCCTCCGGCAAGGTGAAGGAGCTGCCCGAGGGCGCCCTCGCGAACGTCCAGGAGAACTGGTCGGAGGACTGGCAGAAGTACGGCCAGGTCGACGGCACCCAGTACGGCGCGCCGCTGATGGCGTCCGTCAAGGGCTACATCTGGTACTCGCCGGCGAAGTTCGCGGAGTGGGGCGTCTCGGTCCCGACCACATGGGACGAGATGGAGGCGCTCGGCAAGGCGATCGCCGAGAAGTCCGGCGGACCCTCCTGGTGCGCGGGCTTCGCCTCGGACGCCGCCTCGGGCTGGCCCGGTACCGACTGGATCGAGGACGCCGTGCTGCGTGAGGCCGGCCCCGATGTCTACGACTCCTGGGTCGCCGGTGACACCCCGTTCACCGACCCGGCGATCAAGACGGCGTTCGACTCCGTCGGCTCGATCCTGCTCGACCCGACCCTGGTCAACGCCGGCTACGGCGACGTCTCGTCGATCAACTCCACCGCCTTCGGCGACGTCGCGCAGAACATCGCCAACGGCTCCTGCGCGCTGACCCACCAGGCGTCGTTCTTCGAGGGCTTCCTCACCTCCGCCGATGCGACGGTGGCGGAGGACGGCGATGTGTGGGCCTTCCTCACCCCGCCGATCAGCGCCGACGACGACCAGGCCGTCACGGGAGGCGGCGAGTTCGTCGCCGCGTTCTCGGACGACGAGGACACCGCGAAGGTCCAGGAGTACCTGGCGAGCGCCGACTGGGCGAACAGCCGCGTCTCGCTCGGCGGAGTGATCTCGGCCAACACCGGCCTCGACCCGGCGAACGCGAGCAGCGACCTGCTCCGCAGCTCGATCTCGATCCTGCAGAGCGAGGACACCACGTTCCGCTTCGACGCGTCCGACCTGATGCCCAAGGCCGTCGGCTCGGACAGCTTCTTCAAGGGGATCGTCGACTGGGTCGACGGCTCGAGCACCGACCAGGTCCTGGAGTCGATCCAGGCCGGCTACACCTCCTAG
- a CDS encoding HNH endonuclease signature motif containing protein — protein MAVAAETRPAEASLDDIREGADEVGRLARHASLDLLASAERLYEVYRQGLAFPLAFARGGRSNRESHDLVERSLRAELATGSGVSEWELARELERAHLLVEDLPRTRAALAAARIRWRAGEVICSAAALLPKESRAEFDERAADLALTKTPTQLRRAVDRLRDELHAKPLAERHARAREDRGVWLTPEIDGMATLTALLPAAAAVGVYHRLDRIARTLRDGVDSTDAVRGSGDERTLSQLRADALADLLCDGDIIGTTPISDGTKAPPTFVPGVRAEVRLTLAASTAAGLDDAPADLDGYGAIPATVARELAGVAATFTRVLTDPDAGAVVSVGRTHRVPPAQMRLALQLRDQTCRFPGCTRRASTSEADHTLEWRNGGETALENLASLCTAHHHVRHGDRWTYRLHPDGTAEWTTPTGRRVTTRPPALPGRPPAPPPRFTDGPPPF, from the coding sequence ATGGCAGTTGCAGCAGAGACCCGACCCGCGGAGGCGTCACTCGACGACATCCGCGAGGGCGCCGACGAGGTCGGCCGGCTCGCTCGCCACGCGTCCCTCGACCTCCTCGCCTCCGCCGAACGCCTCTACGAGGTGTACCGGCAGGGGCTCGCGTTCCCCCTCGCCTTCGCTCGCGGCGGCCGGTCGAACCGCGAGTCCCACGATCTCGTTGAGCGGTCCCTCCGCGCCGAACTCGCGACCGGGTCAGGGGTGTCGGAGTGGGAACTGGCGCGGGAACTCGAGCGCGCGCATCTGCTGGTCGAGGACCTGCCCCGCACTCGCGCGGCGCTGGCCGCGGCCCGGATCCGGTGGCGGGCGGGTGAGGTGATCTGCTCGGCCGCCGCGCTGCTGCCGAAGGAGTCCCGCGCCGAGTTCGACGAACGCGCCGCCGACCTCGCCCTCACCAAGACCCCGACCCAGCTGCGACGAGCGGTGGACCGGTTGCGTGACGAGCTGCACGCGAAGCCCCTCGCCGAGCGACACGCGCGGGCCAGAGAGGACCGCGGCGTCTGGCTCACCCCCGAGATCGACGGGATGGCCACACTCACCGCCCTCCTCCCGGCCGCCGCCGCGGTCGGCGTGTACCACCGCCTCGACCGCATCGCCCGAACCCTCCGCGACGGGGTCGACAGCACCGACGCCGTCCGCGGCTCAGGTGACGAGCGGACCCTCTCACAGCTGCGCGCCGACGCGCTCGCCGATCTGCTCTGCGACGGCGACATCATCGGCACCACCCCCATCAGCGACGGGACGAAGGCTCCGCCGACGTTCGTGCCCGGAGTGCGCGCAGAAGTGCGCCTCACGCTCGCCGCGAGCACCGCAGCTGGGCTCGACGACGCTCCCGCCGACCTCGACGGCTACGGCGCGATCCCCGCCACCGTCGCCCGGGAACTCGCGGGAGTCGCCGCCACGTTCACCCGCGTCCTCACCGACCCGGACGCCGGTGCGGTCGTCTCCGTCGGCCGCACCCACCGCGTCCCGCCCGCGCAGATGCGTCTCGCCTTGCAGCTGCGCGACCAGACCTGCCGCTTCCCCGGCTGCACCCGCCGAGCCTCCACCAGCGAAGCCGACCACACTCTCGAATGGCGGAACGGCGGAGAGACCGCGCTCGAGAACCTCGCCTCCCTCTGCACCGCCCACCACCACGTCCGCCACGGCGACCGCTGGACCTACCGCCTCCACCCCGACGGCACCGCCGAGTGGACCACCCCCACCGGCCGGCGCGTCACCACCCGGCCTCCCGCGCTCCCCGGGCGACCACCCGCACCACCCCCGCGATTCACCGACGGCCCACCGCCGTTCTGA
- a CDS encoding helix-turn-helix transcriptional regulator, with translation MDTPNEIREFLISRRNRLTPQQAGLPDFGGRRRVIGLRREEVALLAGMSVEYYVRLERGNASGVSDTVLEGISRALQLDDAERSHLYDLVRTANDGAHPLRRRRTARPQTVRPIVQQILDGMRDVPALVQNGRLDVLATDRLGAAVFSPMLEQPQRPANFGRFVFDDPRASGFYRDWDGVAAQTVALLRAEAGRAPHDRLLTDLIGELSTRSEPFRRLWASHDVREHRTGVKRVRHPVVGDLELGYEGMELTDDRGLLLIAFTAPVGSPSAEGLRLLASWAAPAGLTAQQPGLG, from the coding sequence ATGGACACTCCGAACGAGATCCGCGAGTTCCTGATCTCCCGCCGCAACCGGCTCACTCCGCAGCAGGCCGGCCTGCCCGACTTCGGCGGCCGTCGCCGCGTGATCGGGCTGCGCCGCGAAGAGGTCGCCCTGCTGGCCGGGATGAGCGTCGAGTACTACGTCCGCCTGGAGCGCGGCAACGCCTCCGGAGTCTCGGACACCGTCCTCGAGGGCATCAGCCGCGCCCTGCAGCTCGACGACGCCGAGCGCTCCCACCTCTACGACCTCGTCCGCACCGCGAACGACGGCGCCCATCCCCTGCGCCGCCGCCGCACCGCCCGGCCGCAGACGGTGCGGCCGATCGTCCAGCAGATCCTCGACGGGATGCGCGACGTCCCCGCCCTCGTGCAGAACGGCCGGCTCGACGTCCTCGCGACGGACCGGCTCGGAGCGGCGGTGTTCTCGCCGATGCTGGAGCAGCCGCAGCGCCCGGCGAACTTCGGTCGCTTCGTCTTCGACGACCCCCGCGCGTCGGGCTTCTACCGCGACTGGGACGGAGTCGCCGCGCAGACCGTGGCGCTGCTCCGCGCCGAGGCCGGCCGCGCCCCCCACGACCGGCTCCTCACCGACCTGATCGGCGAGCTCTCCACTCGCAGCGAGCCCTTCCGCCGGCTGTGGGCGTCGCACGACGTCCGCGAGCACCGCACCGGAGTGAAGCGCGTCCGCCACCCGGTCGTCGGCGACCTCGAGCTCGGCTACGAGGGCATGGAGCTCACGGACGACCGCGGCCTGCTGCTCATCGCGTTCACCGCCCCGGTAGGGTCTCCCTCCGCGGAGGGTCTGCGGCTGCTCGCGAGCTGGGCGGCTCCTGCCGGCCTCACCGCCCAGCAGCCCGGGCTCGGCTGA